A genomic region of Bdellovibrionales bacterium contains the following coding sequences:
- a CDS encoding DUF1552 domain-containing protein translates to MKDIKLNRRTFLRGLGGISIALPTLEIMLDGQLANAQAAPAKRIGVFFVGQSLGADGDRRNFFVPPSAGANYVTSVGLRPLETRNVKSDVSVVSGLYIPTGSGPGNRGPEYHPYAHWPMLNGTCNIASSGAQEGDNIGESADQIIGRTLGANTRFLSLNYQGQPNFYLPGYDFYGRDIMAFKRNSNGSISRISNQTSPHAAFLSLFGSFTPPGGNIDPIVAAELVKRRSILDAVLNDRNRLLNLLGVSDQQRLTQHLDEIRSLESRISNSIPPPSMSACSKPSDPGADPTINIAARYSNERERNLIFMDLIHMAFVCDLTRAATLMLTTSQCHMSALSVNPSFSNITDGCEPHEIGHNAGGAPRQAPAGTPVTIMNPNLSASDSNSYAMSLIHAWHVDQFAYLVAKLKSTAEGTGTLLDSSALLLVFEGGHGRLLNSPGDTGAAIGTHSTENMAMLVAGRVGGLKPGKHIVKTGVHPALVTISAMKAVGHNSETLGQMQGTVPELFT, encoded by the coding sequence ATGAAAGATATCAAACTAAACCGGCGCACTTTTTTGCGAGGCTTGGGAGGTATTTCCATTGCCCTTCCAACTCTTGAAATTATGTTGGATGGCCAATTGGCAAATGCCCAGGCAGCCCCAGCCAAAAGAATTGGTGTTTTTTTTGTGGGTCAATCTCTTGGTGCCGACGGAGACAGGAGGAATTTTTTTGTCCCTCCCTCAGCTGGGGCGAATTACGTCACATCGGTTGGACTTCGTCCTCTTGAAACTCGTAATGTTAAGAGTGATGTCAGCGTGGTTTCGGGACTCTACATTCCAACAGGAAGTGGACCTGGAAATCGTGGCCCCGAATATCACCCTTATGCTCATTGGCCGATGCTCAATGGAACCTGCAATATTGCATCTTCAGGCGCTCAGGAGGGAGACAATATTGGAGAAAGTGCCGATCAGATCATTGGTCGCACGCTCGGCGCTAACACGCGATTTCTATCTTTGAATTATCAGGGGCAACCAAATTTCTATTTGCCTGGGTATGATTTCTACGGCAGAGATATCATGGCTTTCAAGCGAAACTCCAATGGAAGTATCTCTCGAATATCTAATCAGACTTCTCCTCATGCGGCCTTTCTATCCTTGTTTGGTAGTTTTACCCCGCCAGGTGGCAATATCGATCCGATTGTGGCTGCCGAGTTAGTCAAGCGTCGAAGCATTCTCGATGCCGTATTAAATGATCGTAATCGTCTCTTAAATTTGCTGGGCGTGTCTGATCAGCAGAGGCTCACTCAACATTTGGATGAAATTCGCAGTCTTGAGTCGAGAATATCAAATAGCATTCCTCCTCCTTCCATGTCTGCTTGCTCAAAGCCCTCAGACCCAGGAGCCGATCCAACCATCAATATTGCGGCTCGCTACAGCAACGAAAGGGAGCGAAATTTGATATTTATGGACCTTATTCACATGGCCTTTGTTTGTGATCTCACTCGGGCCGCCACTTTGATGTTAACGACCTCACAATGTCATATGTCGGCATTGTCGGTAAATCCTTCCTTTTCAAACATCACAGATGGTTGCGAACCGCATGAAATTGGTCACAATGCAGGGGGAGCTCCAAGACAGGCGCCAGCGGGTACTCCCGTCACGATAATGAATCCCAACTTGTCTGCATCTGACAGTAATTCCTATGCTATGTCTCTGATCCATGCTTGGCATGTCGATCAATTTGCCTACCTCGTTGCCAAATTGAAATCGACAGCCGAAGGAACCGGTACCTTGCTCGATAGCTCAGCCTTGCTACTTGTATTTGAAGGCGGACATGGACGCCTTTTAAATAGTCCAGGTGATACCGGAGCTGCTATTGGTACACATTCCACGGAGAATATGGCGATGTTGGTGGCAGGACGCGTAGGTGGTCTTAAGCCAGGCAAACACATTGTTAAGACCGGCGTCCATCCCGCTCTAGTCACAATTTCGGCGATGAAAGCTGTTGGACACAACAGCGAAACACTTGGGCAAATGCAAGGAACGGTGCCCGAACTGTTTACTTAG
- a CDS encoding DUF1588 domain-containing protein, translated as MDDNVAAVYGLSQTGSTSWRTLPAGRRGILSTGAYLSAGAKFGDTSPTQRGKFVKNRLLCQEIPSPPPTTDVDQPPKPPENGPNCKKIRYQAHAATNTSCFSCHNHMDPIGFGLEQYDFAGRFRTFDKNGDGTDNTSCPIDGQGSLVGHGDFNGPVALSDLVSNSGRLQTCMAMQYFHFAFGLKSSSKDAAFIELLARKITSQGTFQDFVLEFVGDSNFRLGAP; from the coding sequence ATGGATGACAATGTAGCAGCTGTTTACGGACTGTCTCAAACAGGAAGCACTTCTTGGCGAACATTGCCAGCAGGTCGACGCGGAATTCTGTCTACCGGTGCGTACCTTTCTGCTGGCGCGAAATTTGGAGACACCAGCCCAACGCAACGAGGTAAGTTTGTTAAGAATAGATTGCTCTGTCAGGAGATTCCATCACCCCCTCCCACCACCGATGTTGACCAGCCTCCAAAGCCTCCTGAAAATGGACCCAACTGCAAAAAAATCAGATACCAGGCCCATGCGGCCACTAACACCTCATGCTTCAGCTGCCACAACCATATGGATCCAATTGGTTTTGGATTGGAGCAGTACGATTTTGCTGGTAGGTTTAGAACTTTTGATAAAAATGGAGACGGAACAGATAACACCAGTTGTCCGATTGATGGACAAGGAAGTCTCGTCGGCCATGGTGATTTCAATGGTCCAGTTGCTCTTTCAGATCTTGTTTCTAATAGTGGTCGCCTGCAGACCTGCATGGCGATGCAGTATTTTCACTTCGCATTTGGCTTGAAATCCTCATCGAAAGACGCCGCCTTTATTGAATTGCTCGCTCGCAAGATAACAAGCCAAGGAACATTCCAGGATTTTGTTCTCGAATTTGTCGGCGATTCAAATTTTCGTCTGGGGGCACCATGA
- a CDS encoding DUF1592 domain-containing protein produces the protein MVRLLVGKGLYFAFLLLSVTIVLSFQNCGKYKSSSSRNSSENTIFGDQGAFKRLSNSEIDRSLRDFFGETTNPAFRLLPADAVAPYDNDVESHTTSTPLIEGIERLAQDVSSRLLTDQARRDSKLACRGSSTSDRSCMSRIVSQLSLQLFRRKEAPELIGHWVDLALSQAASSGSFESGVDFALRFFLSHPKFIYRFENFTDARELDFIIAERMAFLIWGSSPSVSLLEDAENNILHTREQVQNKARTMLGDPRAVDRAKQFHAEWLAYEKLGHEASLSSSLKSEADSIVQKIVFTDKSPGNKFLK, from the coding sequence TATACTTTGCGTTTCTGTTACTATCAGTGACAATCGTTTTGAGTTTTCAAAATTGTGGAAAATACAAGAGTTCGAGCAGTCGAAATTCAAGCGAAAACACTATTTTTGGCGATCAGGGCGCGTTTAAGAGACTGTCAAATTCCGAAATTGACCGTTCTCTTCGCGACTTTTTTGGGGAAACAACAAATCCGGCGTTTCGTCTCCTACCAGCAGATGCCGTTGCACCATATGATAATGATGTCGAATCTCACACGACCTCTACTCCTCTCATCGAAGGAATTGAACGTCTGGCTCAGGATGTCAGCTCAAGACTCTTGACTGATCAGGCCAGAAGAGATTCCAAGCTTGCTTGTCGGGGATCTTCAACCTCCGATCGATCTTGCATGTCTCGAATTGTCTCTCAATTGAGTCTGCAGTTATTTCGCCGCAAGGAGGCGCCTGAATTAATTGGTCATTGGGTAGATTTGGCCTTGTCCCAGGCTGCTAGTTCAGGAAGTTTTGAAAGCGGTGTTGACTTCGCACTGCGATTTTTTCTTTCACACCCCAAATTTATTTATCGATTTGAAAATTTCACGGATGCCAGAGAACTGGATTTTATCATCGCTGAGCGAATGGCTTTCCTGATTTGGGGCTCAAGTCCCAGCGTTTCACTTTTAGAGGACGCCGAAAATAACATTCTCCATACACGAGAACAGGTTCAGAACAAGGCTCGAACGATGCTTGGAGATCCAAGAGCTGTTGATCGCGCTAAACAGTTTCATGCGGAATGGTTAGCCTATGAAAAACTTGGACATGAGGCCAGTCTTTCGTCATCACTCAAATCGGAAGCTGATTCAATCGTTCAAAAAATTGTGTTTACAGATAAAAGCCCTGGGAACAAATTTTTGAAATAA